Proteins from one Acidiphilium multivorum AIU301 genomic window:
- the moaC gene encoding cyclic pyranopterin monophosphate synthase MoaC, producing the protein MSRLTHIDERGAARMVDVSGKAETAREATAACHVTMRAETLALVTEGTAKKGDVLATARIAGIMAAKRTSELIPLCHPLAIAGVTLELEPDAALPGIRIAATVKTTGPTGVEMEALTAASVAALTVYDMLKAAEREMRIEGLRVIRKSGGKSGDFRQE; encoded by the coding sequence ATGAGCCGCCTCACCCATATCGACGAGCGGGGGGCGGCGCGGATGGTCGACGTCTCCGGCAAGGCCGAGACGGCGCGGGAGGCGACCGCCGCCTGCCACGTGACGATGCGGGCGGAGACGCTGGCGCTGGTGACCGAAGGCACGGCGAAGAAGGGCGACGTGCTGGCGACGGCGCGGATCGCCGGGATCATGGCGGCGAAGCGGACCTCGGAGCTGATCCCGCTCTGCCATCCGCTGGCGATCGCTGGGGTGACGCTGGAGCTGGAGCCGGACGCGGCGCTGCCGGGCATCCGCATCGCGGCGACGGTGAAGACCACCGGGCCGACCGGGGTGGAGATGGAGGCGCTGACCGCTGCCTCGGTCGCGGCGCTGACGGTGTACGACATGCTGAAGGCGGCGGAGCGGGAGATGCGGATCGAGGGGTTGCGGGTGATCCGCAAGTCCGGCGGGAAATCGGGCGATTTCAGGCAGGAGTGA
- a CDS encoding COX15/CtaA family protein, producing MSGAAARGDRLVGTWLLVICFMIFGMVVGGGHARTIGAGFVIQTWQPFTGIVPPLTHAAWERAFGLYKATAQYQAMQPKMTLGQFQSLYLPMFLDRDWGRLMAVVFLVPLAAFRLRGRISNRLTAWLLFLFALGAGEATMGWYMTYEGMTSRILQPSPLYLGPHFVLAMLIFTAMLWTALTLRNPEPAILPGLARLRGLLSVSIGLIIATIGLGALVAASGALKVYNTFPLMDGHALPPHALALHPLWLNFLANKATVQFEHRVAATVTAIVVVVAAAMGLRAPVGAKARDLFLLLAGLVSLQYILGMSTLVSGMAELGYVHELNAVLLLAACIACRHALRGATAAVPLPVYEMKAAE from the coding sequence ATGAGCGGTGCGGCGGCGCGGGGGGACCGGCTGGTCGGCACCTGGCTGCTCGTCATCTGCTTCATGATCTTCGGCATGGTGGTGGGCGGCGGCCATGCGCGGACGATCGGCGCGGGGTTCGTGATCCAGACCTGGCAGCCCTTCACCGGCATCGTCCCGCCGCTGACCCATGCCGCCTGGGAGCGCGCCTTCGGCCTCTACAAGGCGACGGCGCAGTATCAGGCGATGCAGCCGAAGATGACGCTGGGGCAGTTCCAGTCGCTCTACCTGCCGATGTTCCTCGACCGCGACTGGGGGCGGCTGATGGCGGTGGTGTTCCTGGTGCCGCTGGCGGCCTTCCGGCTGCGGGGGCGGATTTCGAACCGGCTGACCGCCTGGCTGCTGTTCCTGTTCGCGCTCGGCGCCGGCGAGGCGACGATGGGCTGGTACATGACCTACGAGGGCATGACGAGCCGCATCCTCCAGCCCTCGCCGCTGTATCTCGGGCCGCATTTCGTGCTGGCGATGCTGATCTTCACCGCCATGCTGTGGACGGCGCTGACGCTGCGCAACCCCGAGCCGGCGATTCTGCCGGGTCTTGCCCGGCTGCGCGGGCTGCTGAGCGTCTCGATCGGGCTGATCATCGCCACGATCGGGCTCGGCGCGCTGGTGGCGGCGAGCGGGGCGCTCAAGGTGTACAACACGTTTCCGCTGATGGACGGGCACGCGCTGCCGCCGCACGCGCTGGCGCTGCACCCGCTCTGGCTCAATTTCCTCGCCAACAAGGCGACGGTGCAGTTCGAGCACCGGGTGGCGGCGACGGTGACGGCGATCGTCGTCGTCGTTGCCGCGGCGATGGGGCTGCGCGCGCCGGTGGGGGCGAAGGCGCGCGACCTGTTCCTGCTCTTGGCCGGGCTGGTTTCGCTCCAATATATCCTGGGCATGAGCACGCTGGTCTCGGGCATGGCCGAACTCGGCTATGTGCACGAGTTGAACGCCGTGCTGCTGCTCGCCGCCTGCATCGCCTGCCGCCACGCGCTGCGCGGCGCGACGGCGGCGGTGCCGCTTCCCGTCTATGAGATGAAGGCCGCTGAATGA
- the trpC gene encoding indole-3-glycerol phosphate synthase TrpC: MNDKIEHDVLKTICADKLAEVEAAKAETGLEEMRARAKDTPPPRGFARALMDAAASGRTGLIAEIKKASPSAGLIRADFNPATIARAYQEGGAVCLSVLTDRKYFQGQPAHLQAAREAVDLPVLRKDFILDEWQIYESRAMGADCILLIMAALGDEQARAFEELASALDMSVLVEVHDEAELDRALGLQARLIGINNRNLKTMQTDIAVSERLAGQIPPERFVVAESGIRDYDDIKRLKAVGVQGILVGESLMRQDDIVAATRRLLGLGA; encoded by the coding sequence ATGAACGACAAGATCGAACACGACGTGCTGAAGACGATCTGCGCCGACAAGCTGGCCGAGGTGGAGGCGGCGAAGGCGGAGACCGGGCTGGAGGAGATGCGCGCACGGGCGAAGGACACGCCGCCGCCGCGCGGCTTCGCCCGCGCGCTGATGGACGCCGCCGCCTCCGGGCGGACCGGGCTGATCGCCGAGATCAAGAAGGCGTCACCCTCGGCCGGGCTGATCCGCGCCGATTTCAACCCGGCGACGATCGCCCGCGCCTATCAGGAGGGCGGGGCGGTGTGCCTTTCGGTGCTGACCGACCGGAAATATTTCCAGGGCCAGCCCGCGCACCTGCAGGCGGCGCGCGAGGCGGTGGACCTGCCGGTGCTGCGCAAGGATTTCATCCTCGACGAGTGGCAGATCTACGAAAGCCGCGCGATGGGGGCGGACTGCATCCTGCTGATCATGGCGGCGCTGGGCGACGAGCAGGCGCGGGCCTTCGAGGAGCTGGCGAGCGCGCTCGACATGAGCGTGCTGGTCGAGGTGCATGACGAGGCGGAACTCGACCGCGCGCTCGGGCTGCAGGCCCGGCTGATCGGCATCAACAACCGCAATCTCAAGACGATGCAGACCGATATCGCGGTCTCCGAGCGGCTCGCCGGGCAGATTCCGCCGGAGCGTTTCGTGGTCGCGGAAAGCGGCATCCGCGACTATGACGACATCAAGCGGCTGAAGGCGGTGGGGGTGCAGGGCATCCTGGTCGGCGAGAGCCTGATGCGGCAGGACGACATCGTCGCCGCGACGCGCCGGCTGCTCGGGCTCGGGGCATGA
- a CDS encoding LysE family translocator — MSPYALPLAELALANFIGMISPGPAFLLVSRAAAGRGRAAGFGLSLGVAIAATTWAAAACFGVALVMARFAPLYEAIQIAGGLYLVWIGISAWRAPPPELDLAAPSGSPGFLRAVATGAALNLGNPKIVIFFTSIFVALLPAHTPLWLSAAAIAIVGLQEVTWYCLVTLLFSRARVQRAYRRAGLWIERTVGTLLIAIGARILGAAV; from the coding sequence ATGTCGCCCTACGCGCTGCCGCTGGCCGAACTGGCGCTCGCCAACTTCATCGGCATGATCAGCCCCGGCCCGGCCTTCCTGCTGGTCAGCCGGGCGGCGGCGGGGCGCGGCAGGGCGGCGGGCTTCGGCCTCAGCCTCGGCGTCGCCATCGCCGCCACCACCTGGGCCGCCGCCGCCTGCTTCGGCGTCGCCCTCGTCATGGCCCGCTTCGCCCCGCTCTACGAGGCGATCCAGATCGCCGGCGGCCTCTATCTGGTCTGGATCGGCATCAGCGCCTGGCGCGCCCCGCCCCCGGAACTCGACCTCGCCGCCCCATCCGGCAGCCCCGGCTTCCTGCGCGCCGTCGCCACCGGTGCCGCGCTCAATCTCGGCAACCCGAAGATCGTGATCTTCTTCACCAGCATCTTCGTCGCCCTGCTGCCCGCCCACACCCCGCTCTGGCTCAGCGCCGCGGCGATCGCGATCGTCGGGTTGCAGGAAGTCACCTGGTATTGCCTGGTCACCCTGCTGTTCTCCCGCGCCCGCGTCCAGCGCGCCTATCGCCGCGCCGGGCTGTGGATCGAGCGCACCGTCGGCACGCTGCTGATCGCGATCGGCGCGCGCATCCTCGGCGCCGCCGTCTAG
- a CDS encoding molybdopterin molybdotransferase MoeA, with protein sequence MISVGEARERILALLAPTGAEIVPLAAAAGRVLAEPVVARLTQPPHDVSAMDGFALRAADGVAGMRLRVIGAAPAGHPFAGTVGPGEAVRLFTGSVVPAGADAIVIQEDTEHDDASVTLREAARPGRHIRRAGQDFAAGETLLAAGRVLGARDIGLAAAANHPWLAVRRRPVVAVLATGDEIAMPGEPIPPGGIVSSNSHALAAYIRAAGGEAVILPVAPDDRAAIGAAAAAAARADLLVTTGGASVGAHDLVQAGLAERGLDVDFWKIAMRPGKPLMAGMLGGVPVLGLPGNPVSALVCAVLFLGPAIARLTGRPDEAPPTEPARCTVALAANDHRADHLRATLARDEAGGWRVTPFPVQDSAMLSRLAQADALLLRAPDAPAEPEGAMVRVIRLDSCGM encoded by the coding sequence ATGATCAGCGTCGGCGAGGCACGGGAGCGGATTCTGGCGCTGCTGGCGCCGACGGGCGCCGAGATCGTGCCGCTGGCGGCGGCTGCGGGGCGGGTGCTGGCCGAGCCGGTGGTCGCACGGCTGACCCAGCCGCCGCATGACGTTTCGGCGATGGACGGGTTCGCGCTGCGCGCCGCCGATGGCGTGGCGGGGATGCGGCTGCGGGTGATCGGCGCGGCGCCGGCGGGGCACCCGTTCGCGGGCACGGTGGGGCCGGGCGAGGCGGTGCGGCTGTTCACCGGCAGCGTGGTGCCGGCGGGGGCGGACGCCATCGTCATCCAGGAGGATACCGAGCATGACGACGCCTCGGTGACGCTGCGCGAGGCGGCGCGGCCGGGGCGGCATATCCGCCGGGCGGGGCAGGATTTCGCCGCGGGCGAGACGCTGCTGGCGGCGGGGCGGGTGCTGGGCGCGCGCGATATCGGGCTGGCGGCGGCGGCGAACCATCCCTGGCTCGCGGTGCGGCGGCGGCCGGTGGTCGCGGTGCTGGCGACCGGCGACGAGATCGCCATGCCGGGCGAGCCGATTCCGCCGGGCGGGATCGTCAGCTCGAATTCGCACGCGCTGGCGGCCTATATCCGCGCGGCGGGCGGCGAGGCGGTGATCCTGCCGGTGGCGCCGGACGACCGCGCCGCGATCGGCGCGGCGGCGGCGGCGGCGGCGCGGGCCGACCTGCTGGTGACGACCGGGGGGGCGAGCGTCGGCGCGCATGACCTGGTGCAGGCGGGCTTGGCCGAGCGGGGGCTCGACGTCGATTTCTGGAAGATCGCGATGCGGCCGGGCAAGCCGCTGATGGCGGGGATGCTGGGCGGCGTGCCGGTGCTGGGACTGCCGGGGAATCCGGTGTCGGCGCTGGTCTGCGCGGTGCTGTTCCTTGGCCCCGCGATCGCGCGGCTGACCGGGCGGCCGGACGAGGCGCCGCCGACCGAGCCCGCGCGCTGCACCGTGGCGCTGGCGGCGAACGACCACCGGGCCGATCATCTGCGGGCGACGCTGGCGCGGGATGAGGCGGGCGGCTGGCGGGTGACGCCGTTCCCGGTGCAGGATTCGGCGATGCTGAGCCGGCTGGCGCAGGCCGATGCGCTGCTGCTGCGCGCGCCGGATGCGCCGGCCGAGCCGGAAGGGGCGATGGTGCGGGTGATCAGGCTCGACTCATGCGGGATGTGA
- a CDS encoding bifunctional anthranilate synthase component II/anthranilate phosphoribosyltransferase has protein sequence MILLIDNYDSFTFNLVQFFGDLGAECAVHRNDRISVEEALAMRPEAIVLSPGPCTPNEAGICLDLIAAAAGKVPILGVCLGHQAIGQAFGGRVVRAPVPMHGKISPIRHQGSDVFETLPDPFEATRYHSLIVEREGLPETLIPTAFTEDGLIMGLRHRDLPIFGVQFHPESIATAHGHTLLRNFLGIARGRNQGPGEILADLKPVLDRLGRGETMSEELAEAAFGAVIDGKANDAQIAGMLMAMRVRRETVAELTGAVRAMRARMRPIAAPPGAIDVCGTGGDGVGTLNISTAVTFVLAGAGVPVAKHGNRALSSRAGAADVLAALGVPVEPPFESLAAILREAGCVFLYAPRHHAGLRHAAAARIALGTRTIFNLLGPLANPASVKRQLVGVFDPAWARPMAETLAGLGTERAMVVHGQGLDELTIAGESHVVSLEGGRIVEMRVSPEDAGLARAPLEAIIGGDAAHNAAALRDLLAGAPGAYRDAVLLNAAAALMVAGRAETLREGAALAARAIDDGAAAAALERLRRAGAGPQAATTREMA, from the coding sequence ATGATCCTGCTGATCGACAACTACGACAGTTTCACCTTCAACCTCGTCCAGTTCTTCGGCGATCTCGGGGCGGAATGCGCGGTGCACCGCAACGACCGGATCAGCGTGGAGGAGGCGCTGGCGATGCGGCCGGAGGCGATCGTGCTCTCGCCCGGGCCGTGCACGCCGAACGAGGCGGGGATCTGCCTCGACCTCATCGCGGCGGCGGCCGGCAAGGTGCCGATTCTCGGCGTCTGCCTCGGGCACCAGGCGATCGGCCAGGCCTTCGGCGGGCGGGTGGTGCGCGCGCCGGTGCCGATGCATGGCAAGATCTCGCCGATCCGGCACCAGGGCTCGGACGTGTTCGAGACGCTGCCCGACCCGTTCGAGGCGACGCGCTATCACTCGCTGATCGTGGAGCGCGAGGGGCTGCCGGAGACGCTGATCCCCACCGCCTTCACCGAGGACGGGCTGATCATGGGGCTGCGGCACCGCGACCTGCCGATCTTCGGCGTGCAGTTCCACCCCGAGAGCATCGCCACCGCGCACGGGCACACGCTGCTGCGCAACTTCCTCGGCATCGCCCGCGGGCGGAACCAGGGGCCGGGCGAGATCCTCGCCGATCTCAAGCCGGTGCTCGACCGGCTGGGGCGGGGCGAGACGATGTCCGAGGAGCTGGCCGAGGCGGCGTTCGGCGCGGTGATCGACGGCAAGGCGAATGACGCGCAGATCGCCGGGATGCTGATGGCGATGCGGGTGCGGCGCGAGACGGTGGCGGAGCTGACCGGCGCGGTGCGGGCGATGCGCGCGCGGATGCGGCCGATCGCGGCGCCGCCGGGGGCGATCGATGTCTGCGGCACCGGCGGCGACGGCGTGGGCACGCTCAACATCTCGACCGCGGTGACCTTCGTGCTCGCCGGCGCCGGCGTGCCGGTGGCCAAGCACGGCAACCGCGCGCTCTCCTCGCGCGCCGGGGCGGCGGATGTGCTGGCCGCGCTCGGCGTACCGGTGGAGCCGCCCTTCGAGAGCCTGGCGGCGATCCTGCGCGAGGCGGGCTGCGTGTTCCTCTACGCGCCGCGCCACCATGCCGGGCTGCGCCACGCCGCCGCGGCGCGGATCGCGCTCGGCACCCGCACGATCTTCAACCTGCTCGGGCCGCTCGCCAACCCGGCCTCGGTGAAGCGGCAGCTGGTGGGCGTGTTCGACCCCGCCTGGGCGCGGCCGATGGCGGAGACGCTGGCCGGGCTCGGCACCGAGCGGGCGATGGTGGTGCATGGCCAGGGGCTGGACGAGCTGACCATCGCCGGGGAGAGCCATGTCGTCTCGCTCGAGGGCGGGCGGATCGTCGAGATGAGGGTGAGCCCGGAGGATGCCGGGCTCGCCCGCGCGCCGCTGGAGGCGATCATCGGCGGCGATGCCGCGCACAACGCCGCGGCGCTGCGCGACCTGCTCGCCGGCGCGCCCGGCGCCTATCGCGACGCCGTGCTGCTGAACGCGGCGGCGGCGCTGATGGTGGCGGGACGGGCGGAAACCCTGCGCGAGGGCGCGGCGCTGGCGGCCCGCGCGATCGATGACGGTGCCGCGGCGGCGGCGCTGGAGCGGCTGCGCCGCGCCGGCGCCGGGCCGCAAGCGGCGACAACCCGGGAAATGGCCTGA
- the rho gene encoding transcription termination factor Rho codes for MKLAELKAKSPTDLLSLAEELQVENASSLRKQDMMFAILKAYAENDQAIHGDGTLETLPDGFGFLRSPQSNYLPGPDDIYVSPAQIRRFGLRTGDTVAGEIRAPKEGERYFSLQKVDTINFEAPDAVRHRINFDNLTPLYPNQRLQMEIEDAPPPPKGQQKDYTARVMDLIAPIGKGQRALIVAPPRTGKTVMLQSIATSISANHPEAFLIVLLIDERPEEVTDMARTVKGEVVASTFDEPATRHVQVTEMVLEKAKRLVEHKRDVVILLDSITRLARAYNAVVPSSGKVLTGGVDANALQKPKRFFGAARNIEEGGSLTIIATALIDTGSRMDEVIFEEFKGTGNSELILDRKLSDKRTFPAIDITKSGTRKEELLVERATLSKMWVLRRILNPMGPGEAMDFLLDKLKYSKTNNDFFEAMNT; via the coding sequence ATGAAGCTCGCCGAACTCAAGGCCAAATCCCCCACCGACCTGCTCAGCCTCGCCGAGGAGCTTCAGGTCGAAAACGCGTCGTCGCTGCGCAAGCAGGACATGATGTTCGCCATTCTCAAGGCCTATGCCGAGAACGACCAGGCGATCCATGGCGACGGCACGCTGGAAACCCTGCCCGACGGGTTCGGCTTCCTGCGCAGCCCGCAGAGCAACTACCTCCCCGGCCCGGACGACATCTACGTCTCCCCCGCGCAGATCCGCCGCTTCGGCCTGCGCACCGGCGACACCGTCGCCGGCGAGATCCGCGCGCCCAAGGAAGGCGAGCGCTATTTCTCGCTGCAGAAGGTCGACACGATCAATTTCGAGGCGCCGGACGCGGTGCGCCACCGCATCAATTTCGACAACCTCACCCCGCTCTATCCCAACCAGCGCCTGCAGATGGAGATCGAGGACGCGCCGCCGCCGCCCAAGGGCCAGCAGAAGGACTACACGGCCCGGGTGATGGATCTCATCGCCCCGATCGGCAAGGGCCAGCGCGCCCTCATCGTCGCCCCGCCGCGCACCGGCAAGACGGTGATGCTGCAGAGCATCGCCACCTCGATCTCGGCCAACCACCCCGAGGCCTTCCTCATCGTCCTGCTGATCGACGAGCGCCCCGAGGAAGTGACCGACATGGCCCGCACCGTGAAGGGCGAGGTCGTCGCCTCCACCTTCGACGAGCCGGCCACCCGCCACGTCCAGGTCACCGAGATGGTGCTGGAAAAGGCCAAGCGCCTCGTCGAGCACAAGCGCGACGTGGTGATCCTGCTCGACTCGATCACCCGCCTCGCCCGCGCCTACAACGCGGTCGTCCCCTCCTCGGGCAAGGTGCTCACCGGCGGCGTCGACGCCAACGCCCTGCAGAAGCCCAAGCGCTTCTTCGGCGCCGCGCGCAACATCGAGGAAGGCGGCTCGCTCACCATCATCGCCACCGCGCTGATCGACACCGGCAGCCGCATGGACGAGGTGATCTTCGAGGAGTTCAAGGGCACCGGCAACTCCGAGCTCATCCTCGACCGCAAGCTCTCCGACAAGCGCACCTTCCCGGCGATCGACATCACCAAGTCCGGCACCCGCAAGGAAGAGCTGCTGGTCGAGCGCGCGACCCTGTCGAAGATGTGGGTGCTGCGCCGCATCCTGAACCCGATGGGCCCCGGCGAGGCCATGGACTTCCTGCTCGACAAGCTCAAATACAGCAAGACCAACAACGACTTCTTCGAGGCCATGAACACCTGA
- the ahcY gene encoding adenosylhomocysteinase, protein MPDASQPTDYKVRDIALADWGRKEISMAETEMPGLMALRSEFGASKPLKGARIAGCLHMTIQTAVLIETLIELGATVRWSSCNIFSTQDHAAAGVAAAGVPVFAWKGMNEEEFWWCIEQTVRGPDGWTPNMILDDGGDLTKLMHDKYPEMLADIRGISEETTTGVHRLREMARDGSLLCPAINVNDSVTKSKFDNLYGCRESLVDGIRRGTDVMMAGKVAVVAGFGDVGKGSAASLRNAGCRVMVTEIDPICALQAAMEGYEVVTMDDAAPKGDIFVTATGNIDVITADHMRAMKHRAIVCNIGHFDSEIQIESLRNYKWENVKPQVDEVVFPDGKRLIVLSEGRLVNLGNATGHPSFVMSASFTNQVLAQIELWNAPAGRYERKVYVLPKHLDEKVAALHLEKVGAKLTKLSKAQAEYIGVETAGPFKHDDYRY, encoded by the coding sequence ATGCCCGACGCCAGCCAGCCCACGGATTACAAGGTCCGCGACATCGCCCTTGCCGACTGGGGCCGCAAGGAAATCTCGATGGCCGAAACCGAGATGCCGGGCCTGATGGCGCTGCGCAGCGAATTCGGCGCCTCGAAGCCGCTCAAGGGCGCCCGCATCGCCGGCTGCCTGCACATGACGATCCAGACCGCGGTGCTGATCGAGACCCTGATCGAGCTCGGCGCCACCGTCCGCTGGTCCTCCTGCAACATCTTCTCGACCCAGGACCACGCCGCCGCCGGCGTCGCCGCGGCCGGCGTGCCGGTCTTCGCCTGGAAGGGCATGAACGAGGAGGAGTTCTGGTGGTGCATCGAGCAGACGGTGCGCGGCCCGGACGGCTGGACGCCGAACATGATCCTCGATGACGGCGGCGACCTCACCAAGCTGATGCACGACAAATACCCCGAGATGCTGGCCGACATCCGCGGCATTTCCGAGGAGACCACCACCGGCGTGCACCGCCTGCGCGAGATGGCGCGCGACGGCTCGCTGCTCTGCCCCGCCATCAACGTGAACGACAGCGTCACCAAGTCGAAATTCGACAATCTCTACGGCTGCCGCGAAAGCCTGGTCGACGGCATCCGCCGCGGCACCGACGTGATGATGGCCGGCAAGGTCGCCGTCGTCGCCGGCTTCGGCGATGTCGGCAAGGGCTCGGCCGCCAGCCTGCGCAACGCCGGCTGCCGCGTGATGGTCACCGAGATCGACCCGATCTGCGCCCTCCAGGCGGCGATGGAAGGCTACGAGGTCGTCACCATGGACGACGCCGCCCCGAAGGGCGACATCTTCGTCACCGCCACCGGCAATATCGACGTCATCACCGCCGACCACATGCGGGCGATGAAGCACCGCGCCATCGTCTGCAACATCGGCCATTTCGACTCCGAGATCCAGATCGAGAGCCTGCGCAACTACAAGTGGGAGAACGTGAAGCCGCAGGTCGACGAGGTCGTCTTCCCCGACGGCAAGCGCCTGATCGTCCTCTCCGAGGGCCGCCTGGTCAATCTCGGCAACGCCACCGGCCATCCCTCCTTCGTCATGTCGGCGAGCTTCACCAACCAGGTCCTCGCCCAGATCGAGCTGTGGAACGCCCCCGCCGGCCGCTACGAGCGCAAGGTCTACGTCCTGCCCAAGCATCTCGACGAGAAGGTCGCCGCCCTCCACCTCGAGAAGGTCGGCGCGAAGCTCACGAAGCTGAGCAAGGCGCAGGCGGAGTATATCGGCGTCGAGACCGCCGGGCCCTTCAAGCACGACGACTACCGCTACTGA
- a CDS encoding DUF4149 domain-containing protein: MGSFLAVMALAALFGGMLFFGAVMTPLVFSKLPPDVAGPFIRAAFPRYYLFITVTSALAAIGLLIRGNPWYALLAVIVTGITLWLWLEWMPHLNAVRDAGNQVDFQRGHRLSVWVNLVQFVIVFALLAGLAG; the protein is encoded by the coding sequence ATGGGCAGCTTCCTCGCGGTCATGGCGCTCGCCGCCCTGTTCGGCGGCATGCTGTTCTTCGGCGCGGTGATGACCCCGCTGGTCTTCTCGAAACTGCCGCCGGACGTGGCCGGCCCGTTCATCCGGGCCGCCTTCCCGCGCTACTACCTGTTCATCACGGTCACCTCGGCGCTCGCCGCCATCGGCCTGCTGATCCGCGGCAATCCGTGGTACGCGCTGCTGGCGGTGATCGTCACCGGCATCACCCTCTGGCTCTGGCTCGAATGGATGCCGCACCTCAACGCCGTGCGCGACGCCGGCAACCAGGTGGATTTCCAGCGCGGCCACCGGCTCTCGGTCTGGGTCAACCTCGTCCAGTTCGTGATCGTGTTCGCGCTGCTCGCCGGCCTCGCCGGCTGA
- a CDS encoding COX15/CtaA family protein has product MASQSVAGIGGRTAAGEARAASPESRRMVAIWLFVSFALIVEMFGIGAYVQNMNAGLSIMAWQPVSGVIPPLTHAAWERMFALYKTIPQYKELNRGMDLAGFKAIFWPEWIHRMWGRLLGFDFGVPLVWFLWTGRIERRLRPWLVTLFVLGGVQGLIGWWMVASGFQPGLTEVSVFRLSVHYCFATLLAIAVFATALTVLKPAETRLPPEEAARYAGARRMAMGSIVLISIAIVAGTFLSGTHAYTIDNTFPLMQGRWVPPDYAALHPFWKNFFLNKAATQFDHRLLGTVAAVGVLAAVVAAIRADLPARARDAFLVMGALLIVQYILGVTTLVSKILDIGIVHQLNAVLLLAAAVWAWFELRGRPA; this is encoded by the coding sequence ATGGCATCGCAATCGGTGGCGGGTATCGGCGGCAGGACGGCGGCGGGCGAGGCGCGGGCGGCGAGCCCGGAAAGCCGGCGGATGGTCGCGATCTGGCTGTTCGTCAGCTTCGCGCTGATCGTCGAGATGTTCGGGATCGGCGCCTATGTGCAGAACATGAACGCCGGCCTGTCGATCATGGCGTGGCAGCCGGTCTCGGGCGTGATCCCGCCGCTGACCCATGCGGCGTGGGAGCGGATGTTCGCGCTCTACAAGACGATTCCGCAATACAAGGAGCTCAATCGCGGCATGGACCTCGCCGGGTTCAAGGCGATCTTCTGGCCGGAATGGATCCACCGGATGTGGGGGCGGCTGCTCGGCTTCGACTTCGGCGTGCCGCTGGTCTGGTTCCTCTGGACCGGGCGGATCGAGCGGCGGCTGCGGCCCTGGCTGGTGACGCTGTTCGTCCTGGGCGGGGTGCAGGGGCTGATCGGCTGGTGGATGGTCGCCTCCGGCTTCCAGCCGGGGCTGACCGAGGTGTCGGTGTTCCGGCTCTCGGTGCATTACTGTTTCGCCACCCTGCTCGCCATCGCCGTGTTCGCCACCGCGCTGACCGTGCTGAAGCCGGCCGAGACGCGGCTGCCGCCGGAGGAGGCCGCGCGCTATGCGGGGGCGCGGCGGATGGCGATGGGCTCGATCGTGCTGATCTCGATCGCCATCGTGGCGGGGACGTTCCTCTCGGGCACGCATGCCTACACGATCGACAACACCTTCCCGCTGATGCAGGGGCGCTGGGTGCCGCCGGATTACGCGGCGCTGCACCCGTTCTGGAAGAATTTTTTCCTCAACAAGGCGGCGACGCAGTTCGACCACCGGCTGCTCGGCACGGTGGCGGCGGTGGGCGTGCTGGCGGCGGTGGTGGCGGCGATCCGCGCCGACCTGCCGGCGCGGGCGCGCGATGCGTTCCTGGTGATGGGCGCGCTGCTGATCGTGCAGTATATTCTCGGCGTGACCACGCTCGTCTCCAAGATTCTCGATATCGGCATCGTGCACCAGCTCAACGCGGTGCTGCTGCTGGCCGCCGCGGTGTGGGCCTGGTTCGAGCTGCGCGGGCGGCCGGCATGA